Proteins encoded within one genomic window of Pseudocalidococcus azoricus BACA0444:
- the uvrA gene encoding excinuclease ABC subunit UvrA translates to MPKHRQSQPAPNATLNTPALLAVPNLIRIRGARQHNLKNVDLELPRDQLIVFTGVSGSGKSSLAFDTIFAEGQRRYVESLSAYARQFLGQLDKPDVDAIEGLSPAISIDQKSTSHNPRSTVGTVTEIYDYLRLLYGRAGEPHCPHCDRPISPQTIDQMVDQVLGLADGQKFLILAPMVRGKKGTHKKLLSSLASEGFSRVRINGEIRELSDSIELDKNHSHTIEIVVDRLIKKLGIQERLTDSLATALKHAEGIAIIDLMTESKLQLTVVSASSESPNPEDLITLTAAEPPGQYQTPTQLVFSENFACPEHGAVMDELSPRLFSFNSPYGACPNCHGLGSLRCFSPDLIIPNPELPVYAAIAPWAEKDNSYYFSLLYSVAQAFEFDIQTPWNKLTKLQEEIILYGTKDPIFVEVDSRYRERRGYYKKFPGVLAILQNQYDETTSELFKQKLEQYLVDQACEVCEGKRLKPEALAVRLGQYALPDLTSVSVLEAKERVQNLKLSPRQAQIADLALREVQARLQFLLDVGLDYLTLDRSAATLSGGEAQRIRLATQIGSGLTGVLYVLDEPSIGLHQRDNTRLLNTLFKLRDLGNTLIVVEHDEETIRAADHLVDIGPGAGVHGGKIVAQGQLENILESSESLTGAYLSGRSAIETPRERRPGNNRSIEIKNAHRHNLKNIDVEIPLGKLICITGVSGSGKSTLMNELLYPALQHHFGHKVPLPKEMTGIKGLNALDKAIVIDQSPIGRTPRSNPATYTGVFDVIREVFAETVEAKARGYKPGRFSFNVKGGRCEACGGQGVNVIEMNFLPDVYVQCDVCKGARYNRETLQVKFKGKSIADVLQMTAAEALEFFINIPKAVSKLQTLVDVGLGYVKVGQTAPTLSGGEAQRVKLATELSRRATGKTLYLIDEPTTGLSFYDVHKLLDVLQRLVDKGNSVLVIEHNLDVIRCSDWIIDLGPEGGARGGQLVATGTPEQVAINPNSYTGQYLKTILGQHPPRAD, encoded by the coding sequence ATGCCCAAACACCGCCAGTCTCAACCAGCACCCAACGCAACCCTGAACACACCTGCTTTGCTTGCTGTTCCTAATTTGATCCGGATTCGAGGGGCCCGCCAACACAACCTCAAAAATGTTGATTTGGAACTCCCGCGGGATCAGTTGATTGTCTTTACTGGGGTTTCGGGGTCGGGAAAATCTTCCTTGGCCTTTGACACGATTTTTGCCGAGGGGCAGCGGCGGTATGTGGAGTCCTTGAGTGCCTATGCCAGACAGTTTTTAGGACAACTGGATAAACCGGATGTGGATGCGATTGAGGGCTTAAGTCCGGCGATTTCTATTGATCAAAAGTCCACCAGCCATAACCCCCGTTCAACTGTGGGCACCGTCACCGAAATTTATGATTATTTGCGTCTGCTCTATGGCCGGGCCGGTGAACCCCATTGTCCCCATTGTGATCGGCCCATTTCTCCCCAAACCATTGATCAGATGGTGGATCAAGTTCTTGGCCTGGCGGATGGACAAAAGTTTCTGATTCTCGCGCCGATGGTCAGGGGCAAGAAAGGGACTCATAAAAAACTCCTCTCCAGTTTGGCCAGTGAGGGCTTCAGTCGGGTGCGAATTAATGGGGAAATCCGGGAACTGAGCGACTCGATTGAACTGGACAAAAACCACAGCCATACGATTGAAATTGTCGTTGATCGCCTGATTAAAAAACTGGGGATTCAAGAACGCCTCACCGATTCCTTAGCCACCGCCCTGAAACACGCCGAAGGGATTGCCATCATTGATTTAATGACTGAGAGCAAACTCCAATTAACGGTTGTTTCCGCATCCAGCGAGTCACCCAATCCCGAAGACCTGATCACCTTAACGGCAGCGGAACCCCCAGGCCAGTATCAGACCCCAACTCAGTTGGTCTTTTCCGAGAATTTTGCCTGTCCCGAACATGGGGCCGTCATGGATGAGTTGTCGCCGCGGTTATTTTCGTTTAATTCCCCCTATGGAGCTTGCCCGAACTGCCATGGCCTGGGATCCTTGCGTTGTTTTTCGCCGGATTTGATCATTCCCAACCCCGAACTCCCCGTTTATGCTGCGATTGCGCCGTGGGCCGAGAAAGATAACAGTTACTATTTTTCCTTGCTTTATAGTGTTGCCCAGGCCTTTGAGTTTGATATTCAGACCCCCTGGAACAAACTCACTAAACTCCAAGAGGAAATCATACTCTACGGCACTAAAGACCCCATTTTTGTCGAAGTGGATTCTCGCTATCGGGAACGGCGCGGCTATTACAAAAAATTTCCGGGGGTGTTGGCCATCCTCCAAAATCAATATGACGAAACCACCTCAGAGTTATTTAAGCAAAAGCTAGAGCAGTATCTCGTTGACCAGGCCTGTGAAGTCTGTGAAGGAAAACGTCTGAAACCAGAAGCCTTGGCGGTGCGCTTGGGTCAATATGCCTTACCGGATTTAACCAGTGTGTCGGTTCTCGAAGCCAAAGAGCGAGTCCAAAATCTGAAACTTTCGCCGCGCCAGGCCCAGATTGCCGATTTAGCCCTCCGAGAAGTCCAGGCCCGGTTGCAGTTTTTGCTGGATGTCGGATTGGATTATTTAACCCTGGATCGCAGTGCGGCCACACTTTCAGGCGGAGAAGCCCAACGGATCCGACTTGCGACTCAGATTGGCTCAGGCTTAACGGGGGTCTTGTATGTCTTGGATGAACCGAGCATTGGCCTGCATCAGCGCGATAATACCCGACTCCTCAACACTCTCTTCAAGCTGCGGGACTTGGGCAACACCCTGATTGTGGTTGAACACGATGAAGAAACGATTCGCGCCGCCGATCATTTAGTTGATATTGGGCCGGGGGCTGGGGTGCATGGCGGAAAAATAGTCGCCCAAGGGCAATTAGAAAACATTCTGGAATCATCCGAATCTCTGACTGGAGCTTATTTATCGGGTCGGAGTGCGATTGAAACGCCCAGAGAGCGCCGGCCGGGGAATAACCGTAGCATCGAAATTAAAAACGCCCATCGCCACAACCTGAAAAACATTGACGTGGAAATTCCTCTGGGCAAATTGATCTGCATTACGGGGGTGTCCGGATCCGGTAAATCCACCTTGATGAATGAACTCCTCTACCCGGCTTTGCAACACCATTTTGGTCATAAGGTTCCGCTGCCCAAAGAAATGACCGGAATTAAGGGATTGAACGCCCTAGATAAAGCCATTGTGATTGATCAGTCTCCCATTGGCCGCACACCCCGCTCTAATCCGGCCACCTATACTGGCGTGTTTGACGTGATCCGAGAGGTCTTTGCCGAAACCGTAGAAGCCAAAGCCAGGGGCTATAAACCCGGCCGATTCTCGTTCAATGTCAAAGGGGGGCGGTGCGAGGCCTGTGGCGGACAAGGGGTAAACGTGATCGAGATGAATTTCCTCCCCGATGTCTATGTCCAATGTGATGTTTGTAAAGGGGCGCGCTATAACCGGGAAACTCTGCAAGTCAAGTTCAAAGGGAAATCCATTGCCGATGTTTTGCAAATGACCGCCGCTGAAGCCCTGGAGTTTTTCATCAATATTCCCAAAGCCGTGAGTAAATTACAAACCTTAGTGGATGTGGGCCTGGGCTACGTCAAAGTCGGACAAACTGCACCCACTCTTTCGGGGGGAGAGGCCCAACGGGTCAAACTAGCTACGGAACTCTCACGGCGGGCCACAGGTAAAACCCTTTATTTAATTGATGAGCCAACCACAGGACTCTCCTTTTACGATGTTCACAAGCTCCTAGATGTCCTCCAACGGCTGGTGGATAAAGGTAACTCGGTGCTGGTGATTGAACATAACCTGGATGTCATTCGCTGCTCCGATTGGATTATTGATCTCGGGCCGGAAGGCGGGGCAAGGGGGGGGCAATTGGTTGCAACTGGGACACCGGAGCAAGTGGCTATCAACCCCAACTCTTACACTGGCCAATACCTCAAAACTATTCTGGGCCAACACCCACCCCGGGCAGATTAA
- a CDS encoding YccF domain-containing protein, with protein MSLVGNIIWLIFGGFISGVAYIIGGISLCITIIGIPFGLKAIDLGLSTFLPFGKEVIEKPAANSTLGMIFNIIWLVVFGWGIALNHLVWGLIMAITIVGLPFARQHFKLMILALLPFGRELS; from the coding sequence ATGAGCTTAGTTGGGAACATAATCTGGTTGATCTTTGGTGGTTTTATCAGCGGCGTAGCTTACATTATTGGTGGTATTAGTCTTTGCATTACCATTATTGGGATTCCCTTTGGCTTAAAGGCGATTGACTTGGGACTCAGTACATTCTTACCCTTTGGAAAGGAGGTGATTGAGAAGCCCGCTGCCAACAGTACCCTAGGAATGATTTTTAATATAATTTGGTTGGTTGTCTTTGGTTGGGGAATTGCCTTGAATCACCTCGTCTGGGGATTGATTATGGCGATTACGATTGTCGGTTTACCCTTTGCTCGCCAGCATTTTAAGTTAATGATTCTGGCTCTGCTGCCTTTTGGACGGGAACTGAGTTAA